ttgataataattcgaACTCTCATAGAGTAGCATCACAAATGCAATGATTATCAAGGCAGGGTATAATGTTCAGGTGCATTACAGCAAGATGATTTCAATTGAAAGGTATAATATTTGAAGTATTTCATCGATTTCggaaattcatattcataattcTTGGTCAGTTTGCACAACAATGGAGTGAGTTTAGTTTTGTTTTCTGGTTTTAAAATttcgaaattattcaatgttttaaaattttgaattgcagtttggtgcaatattttgaaatttttattcttttcggttttcaatctaattaaattctaaattttggtttgtatatttctggagTCGGAATTTGATTCAActgaagcaacataacctacattttagacattggcttactactatcaaaataCGGAAAGTTTTGGACTAGGCCTGTtgatccttttctaatcatgtatttgatgtgTGTATTgttaaatgtaaataaattataagaaacTGAACGCGGGTAAGCCGCTATATCAAGCAAATCGATTTAGAGAAGGAGTTTAATTTCAACTTCGCTGTTATCTGATGATAACGAAATGAATGAGATTGATAATGCGATCCCCAGAGTGGTTAGAATCGAGCTTATTTTCTTGAGAGCAATCTCCACTGATAAGGTCTCATATTTGCTTATAATAAATGTGTTTAATTCATGTTGGCTTTCACCAGTCCTTTCTCTGTAGAGAGCAGAGCTTGAACAGTCCAAACCATTCTAAATAGAGCACTGCACTTTATACGAGGTTATCATATAACTGATGAATCTTCCCCCACTCTACTGATGtgcaaaatatttttatctcaaaGTAGATGACTAAAGTATTGAGTCGGTGAACTTTGCTTTCAACTTTCACGAGTATTGGTCATCAACTACTTTGTCTGAATAGAGTAATGCCAGGTCACATAAcctacttataataataatgatagttgCCCATTATCATCATTCTAAATTAATCATCTGGCAAATCGTTTTATCCCTTATTGTGAGACGATACAGATCCTTTCTCCTCTCAAAAGCTCTTCAGCTCCAGTAATAACTGACATTTCGATCCTTACACTATCACGGCAATCTCTCGTACAGTAACTCACCGTCAATAGAGACCATTTACCAACTTCCGGGAAACCAAGTAGGTTGTGGACCCTATATTACAAATCTAACCATAAGTTACCCATATTCGAAATTCTCAATTCGATAACAAATCCAATcttattacaaattacaaaaaataagtCACAATTAGCAATCCTAAAAACCCGAAACTTCAGTTTTTCCAACTTTGAAAGAAGATCTCTCtagtaaataattttcatgcacACTTTTACTGATTGATCACACTGACTTTCAAGTAGAGGATAAAAATCTCTatatatacttataaaaggctaagccccgacagactgaaatcacaccacagcccaaactactgagcctaaaaacttgaaattttgcacgattgtttatggtagcctgaaaacatccactaagaaaggattttcagaaatttgctcccctgagggagctggggcccccccaaaattttgtactttttaaccgctcattgcacagcaaagtcatgaggaacttttttgttcagctacgaaaaaaattagatctatgcagaaaaatttcgatcaggagcacaggggggtccaggagagggcatttttcgaaaattttgatgtaaaatcacactacagctcaaactaattgtcctacagacttgaaactttgcacaaatattcttcaaacatgctagacgcgcactaagaacggattttgagatattttgcctctaagggtttcaaaggatgaaaaaggatcctattaagtaaggttatgaacatggtaaggtgagtgccatatggaaatgagataatttatttattgacatgtgatattctaacatatgttgtaatcattggaaataacaaaataatatgatagaaattcaaaaaagagcatctgttctattattgctttctacctgattccactcaacctcaataatattgttctgataataattattgataaatatgtttaataatattattattattgatataataaaagtattgttctgataattaattattatcataaaaataataatagaattgttttggtaatcaataaatattttattttcacaaactctgtataatttataatggtgaatgtggaacagctgcatcaaagaaattatctcaaaaacatatgtttaggaaaaccatagttttgaacttcgttttcctgatgcaatgtataagcctacacgtggcatgtaggtattattaatttttcagctataacagttttttgagactgctaaataaacgtctacagttttatcaatgctgtatcggcaatatgaaaacgcatgcagttaatatgtcttcaataaaggtgttgatatctacatgataatatattctaccatttttatttaattaaaatttcaaaattattcaagccttgatagaatgattgactcactgtacagtcagtcgaaaattttaatattgaaatgagggtattttggcaagctgaacaaaaaagtaaggtcctatgcacctttttgatattatttcttcaaatgaaaaatgagttttgtgggttgtcaaaactccccctggaagagaaattttatcctatcttttagtaaaataacaatgatttctgctttgaataacatctatcttgccaacaagaatcgaactctttgtgaatttagatatgacctacactttagattcatataattctattaataaattcatggaaattgaagaactttttccagttagttgatgaaattgattatcaatagagaaaatgattataatttatcaatacaggataagttgaatgaattgtctatgtactgagttcttggtcaacaataattcaatattggtatttatccaatcattatttttttcagaagttatttcatttgaattagaaaatatctATAAGCTCATATCTATTTATcaatcgtaacaatgaattcttcaaaacatgaatttaatcaaataaaaattgccaatacttctgtattcatgttcgcatgttttccacttatgatggatagccaaaatattgtggagcgaactgcacggcgaattgtaatcatatgtctgtaaaatggattaataaataattattattagcccccctattaaaatttctgttcagaaaccatccccaatattcacacaacatattcccaaaatttcatgccgttatgtcaagaagttttcaagtctacagggaacaaacaaacatacaaacaaacacacaaacagacattcatttttttatatagatttatatattttaatagatTTCCAATcagctcaaacaaaagcctctctaaatgaaggtagaatgataaggattcagttctgttgttttaacattttttcaaatcactttcaaaaagttcatgtagtacctactattgtgtttgagacacttctatcatagtttcaccactattctgttccactgtcctatctcttgcagtcgttgactatatctataataattatataaagtaaagagctggctaatgcacgtacgggataggaaaattatgtttgacgcataatcacgtctgaactactggactaattaacttgaaattttgcttatagattcgtaattaaccaaggatggttataggcctattctcaattcttcaaaatttcattacgtcaagttttcattttgtcaagttttgtaatagatccttgcgaagcacgggttcttgctagtactGTATATTCATGAAAGTAGATTAATCAGCTGAAACAATGTAGCTTAAATTCATAAGTTCGGAAAATATGAAATAGTAGCTCGAATCGGTGGAGTGAATCAACAACAATTATTCACAAGTAGACAAACAAgaagctctctctctctctctctcacacacacacacacacacacacacacacacacacacacacacacacacacacacacacacacacacacacacacacacacacacacacacacaccacacactcTAAAAATATATTAGAAGTGATTAGCCTTATCAGTTGATCATAATTACTCGTTCATATTAGAATATGACGAGAACTCGGTCATGCCACTGGAAGGGTGACAACTTAAGGACAAGTGCACTTGCCAACAATTATGAGCTCCTAAATTATTTCAGATTTCAGGTAATTTGGAAACCATCTATTATTTATCTCTCATCATCTCTTCAATTACCCACTTCAGAGCTCAAATCTGTGAGTATCTCATCAgcaaagataaaataaaatatcacaaaatgaatgagaaaacaatAAAGTGAGCAAGAACAAGGGCACACTGAACTCCTGTGAAATACTAATAAGAGGTAACAATATCGAAAAACATATTCCATCAAGAGAATTTCCTTCAATGCACAAAATATGTAGTATAAAACTAGCTAGATATATGCACTCTAGATACATTAACATCTAGCTATTAACATCTAACATCTAGGATTACACTCTGACATATTTTAACATCGACTGTCATTTCTTTTCATTTgctaatacaatacaattatcTATATAACTCAATTATAActcaatttctatctaatattACTCATGGATTATAAAACTATTTCAcactcatttttcattcaagtGATTATGATAgagaataaatatttaagaaAGTCCAGGTAAAAAAATGGTTAGAAGACTCTTAGCCTTGGAaaaggaaaaatatttattctgaaacaaaaagtataaaaataaacattgtcTTTGGTTCAAGCATTGAGAATAAAAACTAAAGTACAAAACCACTCTGATATTTTGTATATAATGAATTACATACGACTTTATTATATTCACTACATTCTACAAATTCACTAAAGTGCTAGTCTTCTTAAATAATATTACTCTCGTACCCATCCTAAAATAAAAGTggaaaatagttttcttttcTATAATTTGGATACTTTTAAAATTACATTGTTGTGAAAATTGACTAGATCCTATTTTGTAAACTTTTCCTTAGTTGAATCTCATAAAgaataagtttttcttctctTGTAATTCGGAAGTACCTTAAGATTATCATGAAGAATTCAATATTCAGTACTTTGAAGCTACTCCAATCAAATTATACCAGATATTATTTACGTGTAGTCTTATTATTCCAATTGGTAATCCAGCTCACTGTTCAAGTTATAATTAATTCTCAAATTGAGCagaaattgaacagtgaatttacattttaataATAAGCGAATTTGGAGAGATTTACTAATAATTTTCGTAGTTGGAGGTCAATAATGTCATCTTGCATAGCACTACATTGATTATATGAATTCCAAGATATTAAATGCGGCATACCAATTGAATCAAGATGATCATTCTCAAAAGCGAATCATGTTGAAAATGATgctgaaatatgaataaaataatatatgaatatcCACTTGGGATATAGTAGCCTAAAAGTGCTTTCTTacattaaatttgataatactgtacaactatatttataatttactcAATATACATacgatattataaaaaatatgaataacagTCAATTTTAATCCTGCATGTTTCgctacaaaattattcaaatctcACACCACTATTCTATGAACGAAAACGTGTTTACATTGTTCGATTATCGGTTAGTTCTCacacaaaatatttaatattgtcTATGTCTTAATCTCACGTCATGTCATGTGGTATAGGCTGTCATATAGACATAGCCTATCAAAGACTAAAAGCAAGTAGATTCTCACTCACAGTAGGAAGCTCCAACGTTGAAAGCACAATAGGCCTGTCTTTTTCATACTTATTGTATGCTTATAAACgttatattcataaatttacTTTTACGATGGCTTCAGCAACTAGCAAAATCCAATCTGAAACAAAAAGGGTCATGATTGTGAAGAACATCGAATAATTGGAGTGGAAATTATCATCACTGTGGTGCACATAGTATGAAATCGAATATTTCAACATGATCTCATTAACTGTTATGTATTttccattttgtattttttccatGAGATTGCTGCTATGATTGGATTCAgtacttttttgttcaaatgAAGAGAGGCACATTTCATATTTCCCACTCTTCAAAACATTAAAAGGATTAAGCAATTTGATACCCTGCCCCACCCACAATGCAACGAGCAGTCTCATTGGATAATGGCTTGCATAATATGACATTCTCCAGCTGCTCGAATTCTATGGTTAGAGAGGATAAAATGACAACTAATGTATATTGCCGCAAAGGAAGCATGTTCAGAAGGAAAATGCAGGTGAGCTCAGTCTCATTCGCGACTGATTCAGCCGGTGGTTCAGGGGGCGGAGCACCCTGGCTAAATAGATGAGGCGAGTGGAGCGGAGCGACCCGGTAGAGATGACACAGGAACTGTGTTTCAGAGTAAAAGGGAATATTTTGTGAGAGATTGTCAAATTGAAGAGCAATAGATTCGAATTACATTTGATCAAGTTATCGAGAGAGTGTTTCTGTCGGTTTTGAGTATGAAAAACTAACAGTAAGTGAGAGCAATGTCAAAATTAAGTAACAGTATGTGAGAGTAATGTCAACAATGTGCTCTATTCTAAATAGCTGGGTACTTTATAATagcatagagagaagatagcataagaagatatcccatgatatagggcttTTATGTCACAAATTTCACTGTACCTCGAGCCTATAATTCttgtatttgtttttcttgaagctatgtgacactggaaGTCTCTGacactgtgccgttcttacactctcacccgaaCAAATCAGTAATGAAAGACAGTAGTCGGCAGTACAGTAgtaggcttgagttaacaaaaatttggctagaaatttgaaacataaacgccctataccaaggAATGATTTCTTATGCTTTCTTTTCTCTAGGATAATAGTATTGCTTTCGAAAATACTTGCAGGGTTCTATTAACGTGAATAACCTTGATATAATTGGGAAGTGCTAGATTGGAAGTGAGAAACAATGAATAGAACTGGGGAGACAGTGTCTGAAATAGTACTTAAAAAAGTTTTCTACTGTCTTTCCATAGCCTTACAAACAGAAGAAAGGCCACAAGCGGTAGGATAGGCAAGAACGATATTAGAGATAAGTGCGTTTCTTCTCTTTCTGATGCTAATTTCCAATAAACCCCGTTTCATGTTGACGACTTCAAAGAAGAGAgggagaaaaaaagagagtcagagagagtgagagactcGTTCGGCCAGCTAATTATTGACTGCCGGCAACTGAAAGAGAAGAGCCACCCTTTTTCAAAGCAGCAGCTTGAGATCCCCTTCTTCTTATCAACCCACTTGGACATGAAATAAGTGTTTCGGATACCACTCTCATCTTCCGAATACCACCTCACATCACACCATCACACATGCAGATACGCAAGTCAACCAACTTCCAACGTGTGTCTGTCAAGCATCAAACTGAACTGACACTTTCATAAAAACGACCGACTGGTCTAGCCAAATTGCTTCTTGGTTCTGCTACTATTCAAGTGGCAGAATGTCAGTCGACTCGGGGCATTATTTTACAACACTATAGCACCTGCTAGCTCTTCATTGTTACCagaattcattcaaatgaaGGATGTCAGTAATAGGGAATGGACTATTACCTATTATTTCGATGACTGTTTTCACTATTAGTGGAAAAGGAAAGTTCGATACACGACATAATAGCTATAAAAACCAACCACTTAAGTTTATAATTGACATCCACCATTGACCAAATATTTTCATGGAATTCTAttagaataggaaattcacCTGTGGGATTAGGGTCTGATATATCCCAATCCCTTTTTTCGATAATCGGATTAGTGGATAGCACCAATTATAGGTCGTCGAGGACCTTCATTTTTTTCGGTGCCATCTACAGTCATGTTTCAATTAATGTTTTACACATATTTTGTGTCACAAAAATCGTCATTTTCGAAATTATCTTTGTACTGCATGAGAAAgtataattaaaattcaataattttaatcgCTATGATTGGTAACTTTATTTAGACATAGATTAAATGCTTTCTTCTATTCTTTAATTTCATCGAGATAAGTTTAATGTGAAAATGatagtttattaataaattctcacgaaattctgtaactgaaaataaaagtatttataagtaaaaaacgtaTTGCTTCTTAGCTTTATGAGTTTAGATCGTACAGCTCTAGATATCTTTTCAAGTTGAATGTAAATTATCACTCCGTAATAATTTTgcagaataaattttatttgtgttGTAGAAATTTAATTAGGCCGATAGTTTTGTGTTATTTTGATtcaaatatttgtatttttatttttctgatcATATTAAAATACAATGCACTCACCAAGTGTTTGCTGGATGAAGCCGGTTGTCAGCCAGGGTCATCTGGAAGTACGCTGCAGCATATCACACAGGGCGGCAATGTAGGTCTGCGCCATTTGCAGTGTCTCGAACTTTGACAGTTTGTGATCGACGCCGACCGACGGTATGACGTCACGCAGTCGGTCGAAAGCCTCGTTGAGGCCGTTCATGCGACGCCGCTCACGTGCGTTGGCCGCCAGGCGACGCTTCTTGACGACGGTCGGCGACGGCAGCCGTGTCGATCCGCCACAGCGACGCTCCGAGTTGCAGCGGCGTCGGCGGGCGCCTCCGCGTCTGGCTGTCGATGAGTCGGCGTCCTGCGACGGATGCCAGAAGTACTTCTTTTCCGACGGCGGTGTCGGACAGCCCACACTTCCAGCTCGCCTCTCGTATGCATCCAGCTTTCCGTAgcaatcctcctcctctttcaagTTGATCGATGGCCACGAGTTATTCCATGCCGTGGTACCTACTTCTTCGACCTGCTGCCCATTCTGCTCCACAAAGATGTTGACTGATGGCTGGAATTTGATTGGTCGCGGCGTTAGTATGCTGCCCGTGTAGGCAAGATCCACGCTCAGGCTGAGGCCTTGCTGGTAGGGCCCTGCCTCCCCTCTCATACTCCACGGGCCCTCCACTTTTTCGAGTTTTCAAACTAGAGTTTCAATCGAGAATAATACTTCCTCATCCATTAAAATATGATCCGAGATCATGtactttgaaaatttttctcATTACATGATTCATTGTACACTGCACAGAAAATGCTCTCCAATAGAAGAATCGATCATTTACAAAAGCAATTACGGTAGCTGATGAACAattagtaggcctacctatctCATAAGAATATCATTACAGACATATATTATTCCAGTCTCACCGTATTTAGGAGTTAGGACAGTCTTACAACTTTTTCACAACAGAATGAACGAATAATTGGGTATTTCACTGATTACGTTCaccaaaattcattcaaagaggagaattgttgaaaaatgtcgTTGAATCTGAAACATTACACAATGTAGTATACCTCCATTTCTGTCTAAAGTGTAAAGTCTAATCATTTTCTGCAGTCTCAATTTAATAGGCAAGGAAGTTCTGATTGatctaaattttttttcttagaACTTGTTGTTGGTCGATTTTCTCGAATTGTGAGTGAAAAATTGTTGATTACTTGTAGAAATTCGACTAGTGGACTACATCAGTGCTTTCTCATAATTCACACCGGGCTACTCTCTCCAGTCGAGCGAGTCATCAAGGTCAGAAGTGGTGTGTACTTATGGCTCAGTCCAAGTAGTGGCTGCGTGCCCCTTCAATTTCAAGCAAAACACAGGTAGTGAGACAGCAAGCTTGTAAATAAATATCCGTTAGACGGTCGTGACCACTTTGTGAAGAAGCTCCGCGTCCAGTTTTATAGATTGCAGTCCATGATTCGGCAGATTCTGAGACgagtattctattatttttattatttgaacagGTAAATATGGCAGCTTGCGTTAAGTTTGTCCATCTTCTGAATGATTGAGTGTTGTTTGCATAAAACTAAGGTGTTCACTGTACAGTTTTTACCCACTATAGAAGTTAGAATCAGTACTGTTATTAGATTAGGTCTCTGTGTTAATCATGTTCACGTTCACAGTTACCGTTGCTAGAAATTCACGATACACACGTCACATCAATTCTACCAGGttcattgaacaaaaaatgttttaCTATCCCATCGAATAATTCTTGAAGAGAATCACCCACTTTCATTATTCTACTGCAAATCTATATGACTTTGTAATGTTCTCCTTGAATATAGAGCACTTCTTATTTTTGTccacaaattattcaaaaaagaaattCATGTCACTTGAGTTTTATTTAGTTTAGAAATTGGAGAATTTTGGGAAATTAGAATTCTCTTTGAATTCATTATTTAGGAATTGTTGCAGTTCAACTCTGGAGTGGAATATGTATGTCATTTAAATTGTTTACTTACTTGTACTCAATATTCGAACTATACGCAGCacattgtattataattttttcagttATATTACATAAATGGTTTTGAAATGCAGTGAACTTTACGTTAAATAGATATTCAGAAAAGAGGTAAATATCtaattcatagaataataaaataatgatcacCAATTAACCAATACACTTGTTTTTGTTCATTTTCTCCAGATAGACTCAAAGGTTATATCTCGTGGAACTATTCacgaaaaaataaactattcactTCCTACTACCAAACACCATCGCCGTTCCAGAACTTTTTGAAGTACAGTATTCGAAACTAGTATAAGTTTTCAAGAACAATCACACTGCACTATGAAAAACGAGAAGGggttaaaaaatattgtatataaacttgaataatGAAGATTAAGAACTGCTTTCCGAATAATTGACAATGAATGGCCTAGGTAGACCTATGGATAGCCTCTGGCTCACGTTACCCGTGCACTCGATGGaccatttgaaaaatttctttcTTCCGCGGGGTTCAGAGTGACGAGTGAAGTTGAGGGTGTGGGGTAGGGGGGCGCTTAGGGGTGCCTTGGGGCAGCCGGAAGCCAGGTCACGTGACAGGGCGGCACGAGCCAATGACAGCAAGGCCTGCCGCAGTGCATATGTTGAGGGCCTGAACAGGTTGCTCGCGGGGCACACTCCTGCTGCAATCCATATTCAATGCTCACACAAAAAAGCCAGTCCTAATCACCTCCTCATCACATTTCCATCGCCCTCTCCAAACCAACATAATTTCTCCACCGTAATGCGATCCTTATTAAATatagatttcaataaaataatgccGCCAGCTACTAGATGCATTGGCTACCTGTGCTCTACCGTGCACAGTTCCACTTGTGAGGTCGAGTCACCCATCCTCAATCCATCTATAAATCAAATTCAAACTGTACTCCCACAAAGAATTAtaagaattttcatgattatacaGTCATgatcaatgaattaattaaatgtTTTCCATGAATGGAAAATCACCAAGGGACGTTTGGAATAGCCTCTAGTAGTCTAGTATAATAGAATGGAGAGGAGAGGGAAATAATATTAAGGGAGAGGgatataataataactattacatcaactaataataactattgtaataaatattacaaaGAATATCTGGAATGCTGGAGGGTAAGTTTCTCAAATCAACTGTAGACTCAACTTGTTAGACTTATGTGACGTTAACTAAGACTTATGTGTGTGAAGTTGTCAGATATCTGGACGTTTGTCTGCTGGATGGATGAATGCTTGTTGTAAACCCATATCGCATATTGAGACGTGACAAGACGTGAACCGAGTCTGCTAGGTGATTGATATATATGAccatattataatgttcacacGTGCTAACCTCGTCTGAATATGATCATAATGATATTAACAGACTCGGGTCACGTCACGTCGCGTCTCAATATGCGAACAGCCATATGCTTTGTGGCTGGAATGTAATTATTTCAAACCTGAACCGCCTTATCTAATGGGAGCTATCTTATTAATTGAATTGGAGACAACTCATGGAGATGGATACAAATAATGGATACAAAAAGTAGATGTCACTGAAGAATCAGATGGTCGACTAGATCAATTGGTAATTCGATCAATCCACGTTAGACACATTTGGTAAAATAACTATCAGTAGGCTATAGCATCGTGTCACATAGGATCCAACAATTATGGAAACAGGAGAATCAACTttgttcatttgaaaattaaaatttcttaCTTTCAATTAGAAAGTTGAAGAAGTTCAATTAGAAAGAATGGGGAAATAGTTTCTGGTCTGAAAATTGGCATCGCTATCCTAAAGATTGTAGATTGTACTTTGAATGAGTTTTCATTGATGGGAAAAATAATCGTACAGGAGATTGCTGCACCTATGTTCTCATATTAAGTGAAACATTTTCAATGGCAATTTTTCCTCCAATCAAGTTGGTAAACAGATTATGCAAATATGATGGATATTCTCCATTTCAACTTTCtcatattcattcatcaaaGAGTAAATCCGCTTTGGAAGGCATCGTCAACCAAGAGTCTGAAGACTATTAATCTGTAGTAACGGTGTGTGCTGAGTGCCGCTTATTACATTCACCTGCCTCGAAAGCACCAtttgtattcattttttattcattctcaGCAAATAAATgtttcctgaaatttttacttgCATGGTACAAATCCCCTTGATATTGAGTTCTGCTTCAAGTTTCATTGGTTGCAAATCATTCAATCTAATGTcgtgtataatattattgactaaTGGGCGTAACTCTGATTTATCGAGCTTTGACAGATAGAGAAACCATCAGATATTGAGAAATCGAATACAAATCGTTTTGAAGAAATCCAGGAAGACTACGCTACCGCACACCCAGTCGATTCGGATTGCAATTAAAAGTGAACTATTGTATTAGAGTGTACCATATTATAACATTGCTCGTCTGAACCTTACCATTGCATTTATTTGACTCTTTAACAAAAAACTTTATAATAGATTACTTCAATATATCATCAATATACTCATCTTGAATGTATATAGTTAGCttaatttgattgaattaggagaaattatcataataatcatgAAAAGGAAATTGCACTCCTGAAAAGATTTAATAAAGAGAATATTTCACTAGATGAGAGCTGTAAATACTGATGTAATCGTGTACAAAATACATGATCGATCGTATCTTCAAGTAAGAGCGGGTTATGATaaatttgtaatgaataaatttactTGTGAAGTTAGTTGCTGTGTTGTttgttcaataaattatctttCAAGATTTTCTCAG
The sequence above is drawn from the Nilaparvata lugens isolate BPH chromosome 2, ASM1435652v1, whole genome shotgun sequence genome and encodes:
- the LOC111062996 gene encoding protein lin-32-like codes for the protein MRGEAGPYQQGLSLSVDLAYTGSILTPRPIKFQPSVNIFVEQNGQQVEEVGTTAWNNSWPSINLKEEEDCYGKLDAYERRAGSVGCPTPPSEKKYFWHPSQDADSSTARRGGARRRRCNSERRCGGSTRLPSPTVVKKRRLAANARERRRMNGLNEAFDRLRDVIPSVGVDHKLSKFETLQMAQTYIAALCDMLQRTSR